One Hevea brasiliensis isolate MT/VB/25A 57/8 chromosome 5, ASM3005281v1, whole genome shotgun sequence genomic region harbors:
- the LOC110667647 gene encoding uncharacterized protein LOC110667647 isoform X1, with protein MMVMVRVRASAQMEASGSNSDVYRGSSGGSNTSSSNSRRYGMLSASSIIQAPITALLEYSGLLRTARSTHQETDPLINGFGGIHTHRLDDSTAVAAAAAAANNGEVAIRIIGAGEHEHDTEGSGLVVGQLGAQSEVSVQQPMVGMESDVQGDSRNDRGSGEGAPQQPSGASGDGEAADGSGANGRDSSYQRYDIQQAARWIEQVLPFSLLLLVVFIRQHLQGITGFFVTIWIAVVMFKSNDILRKQTALKGERKISVLIGISLAFTLHVVGVYWWYQNDDLLYPLIMLPPKSIPPFWHAIFIIMVNDTLVRQAAMVFKCILLMYYKNSRGRNYRKQGQMLTLVEYLMLLYRALLPTPVWYRFFLNKEYGSLFSSLMTGLYLTFKLTSVVEKVQAFFSALKALSRKEVHYGAYATSEQVNAAGDLCAICQEKMHAPILLRCKHIFCEDCVSEWFERERTCPLCRALVKPADLRSFGDGSTTLFFQIF; from the exons ATGATGGTTATGGTTAGGGTTAGGGCATCTGCGCAGATGGAAGCGTCCGGTAGTAATTCCGATGTGTATAGAGGTTCTTCGGGAGGGAGTAATACAAGTAGTAGTAATTCCAGGAGGTATGGAATGCTATCGGCTTCGAGTATCATCCAGGCACCGATAACTGCCTTGTTAGAGTATTCAGGTCTTTTACGAACGGCCAGGTCAACTCACCAAGAAACGGACCCTTTGATTAACGGCTTTGGTGGGATCCATACTCATAGACTTGATGATTCTACAGCCGTCGCAGCAGCTGCAGCTGCAGCCAACAATGGGGAGGTTGCCATTAGGATAATAGGTGCAGGAGAACATGAGCATGATACGGAGGGCTCTGGATTGGTAGTTGGGCAGTTGGGTGCTCAGAGTGAGGTGTCTGTGCAGCAGCCAATGGTTGGGATGGAATCTGATGTTCAGGGAGATTCTAGAAATGATCGTGGGTCAGGAGAAGGTGCTCCTCAGCAGCCTTCCGGGGCAAGTGGGGATGGGGAAGCTGCTGATGGTAGTGGAGCTAATGGAAGGGATTCATCTTACCAGAGGTATGATATTCAGCAAGCTGCCAGATGGATTGAGCAAGTTCTCCCCTTCTCTTTGCTTCTGTTGGTTGTCTTCATCCGCCAGCATTTGCAAG GAATTACAGGTTTCTTTGTTACAATTTGGATTGCTGTTGTCATGTTCAAGTCAAATGATATCCTACGTAAACAGACAGCGTTGAAG GGTGAGAGGAAAATCTCTGTCTTGATTGGGATCTCTCTAGCATTCACACTTCATGTGGTTGGTGTCTACTGGTGGTATCAGAATGATGATCTGTTATACCCATTAATTATGCTCCCTCCCAAATCTATACCACCTTTTTGGCATGCTATTTTCATCATAATGGTGAATG ATACTTTGGTCCGGCAGGCAGCAATGGTGTTTAAATGCATTCTATTAATGTATTACAAAAACAGTAGAGGCCGGAATTATCGTAAGCAG GGTCAAATGCTAACTTTGGTTGAATATCTGATGCTGCTATACCGTGCCTTGTTGCCTACACCAGTCTGGTACCGGTTCTTTTTGAATAAAGAATACGGGAGCCTCTTTTCATCACTAATGACAGGGTTGTACCTGACTTTCAAGCTCACGTCTGTTGTGGAGAAG GTGCAAGCTTTCTTTTCTGCTCTGAAGGCTCTATCACGTAAGGAGGTACATTATGGGGCTTATGCAACATCAGAGCAG GTCAATGCAGCAGGAGATCTGTGCGCTATATGCCAAGAAAAGATGCATGCTCCCATTCTACTTCGGTGTAAACACATCTTTTGTGAAGATTGTGTATCAGAATG GTTTGAGAGGGAAAGGACGTGTCCCTTGTGCAGGGCCTTGGTCAAACCTGCAGATCTTAGATCGTTTGGTGATGGTTCAACTACTTTGTTCTTCcagatattctaa
- the LOC110667647 gene encoding uncharacterized protein LOC110667647 isoform X2: MMVMVRVRASAQMEASGSNSDVYRGSSGGSNTSSSNSRRYGMLSASSIIQAPITALLEYSGLLRTARSTHQETDPLINGFGGIHTHRLDDSTAVAAAAAAANNGEVAIRIIGAGEHEHDTEGSGLVVGQLGAQSEVSVQQPMVGMESDVQGDSRNDRGSGEGAPQQPSGASGDGEAADGSGANGRDSSYQRYDIQQAARWIEQVLPFSLLLLVVFIRQHLQGFFVTIWIAVVMFKSNDILRKQTALKGERKISVLIGISLAFTLHVVGVYWWYQNDDLLYPLIMLPPKSIPPFWHAIFIIMVNDTLVRQAAMVFKCILLMYYKNSRGRNYRKQGQMLTLVEYLMLLYRALLPTPVWYRFFLNKEYGSLFSSLMTGLYLTFKLTSVVEKVQAFFSALKALSRKEVHYGAYATSEQVNAAGDLCAICQEKMHAPILLRCKHIFCEDCVSEWFERERTCPLCRALVKPADLRSFGDGSTTLFFQIF; this comes from the exons ATGATGGTTATGGTTAGGGTTAGGGCATCTGCGCAGATGGAAGCGTCCGGTAGTAATTCCGATGTGTATAGAGGTTCTTCGGGAGGGAGTAATACAAGTAGTAGTAATTCCAGGAGGTATGGAATGCTATCGGCTTCGAGTATCATCCAGGCACCGATAACTGCCTTGTTAGAGTATTCAGGTCTTTTACGAACGGCCAGGTCAACTCACCAAGAAACGGACCCTTTGATTAACGGCTTTGGTGGGATCCATACTCATAGACTTGATGATTCTACAGCCGTCGCAGCAGCTGCAGCTGCAGCCAACAATGGGGAGGTTGCCATTAGGATAATAGGTGCAGGAGAACATGAGCATGATACGGAGGGCTCTGGATTGGTAGTTGGGCAGTTGGGTGCTCAGAGTGAGGTGTCTGTGCAGCAGCCAATGGTTGGGATGGAATCTGATGTTCAGGGAGATTCTAGAAATGATCGTGGGTCAGGAGAAGGTGCTCCTCAGCAGCCTTCCGGGGCAAGTGGGGATGGGGAAGCTGCTGATGGTAGTGGAGCTAATGGAAGGGATTCATCTTACCAGAGGTATGATATTCAGCAAGCTGCCAGATGGATTGAGCAAGTTCTCCCCTTCTCTTTGCTTCTGTTGGTTGTCTTCATCCGCCAGCATTTGCAAG GTTTCTTTGTTACAATTTGGATTGCTGTTGTCATGTTCAAGTCAAATGATATCCTACGTAAACAGACAGCGTTGAAG GGTGAGAGGAAAATCTCTGTCTTGATTGGGATCTCTCTAGCATTCACACTTCATGTGGTTGGTGTCTACTGGTGGTATCAGAATGATGATCTGTTATACCCATTAATTATGCTCCCTCCCAAATCTATACCACCTTTTTGGCATGCTATTTTCATCATAATGGTGAATG ATACTTTGGTCCGGCAGGCAGCAATGGTGTTTAAATGCATTCTATTAATGTATTACAAAAACAGTAGAGGCCGGAATTATCGTAAGCAG GGTCAAATGCTAACTTTGGTTGAATATCTGATGCTGCTATACCGTGCCTTGTTGCCTACACCAGTCTGGTACCGGTTCTTTTTGAATAAAGAATACGGGAGCCTCTTTTCATCACTAATGACAGGGTTGTACCTGACTTTCAAGCTCACGTCTGTTGTGGAGAAG GTGCAAGCTTTCTTTTCTGCTCTGAAGGCTCTATCACGTAAGGAGGTACATTATGGGGCTTATGCAACATCAGAGCAG GTCAATGCAGCAGGAGATCTGTGCGCTATATGCCAAGAAAAGATGCATGCTCCCATTCTACTTCGGTGTAAACACATCTTTTGTGAAGATTGTGTATCAGAATG GTTTGAGAGGGAAAGGACGTGTCCCTTGTGCAGGGCCTTGGTCAAACCTGCAGATCTTAGATCGTTTGGTGATGGTTCAACTACTTTGTTCTTCcagatattctaa
- the LOC110667647 gene encoding uncharacterized protein LOC110667647 isoform X4: MEASGSNSDVYRGSSGGSNTSSSNSRRYGMLSASSIIQAPITALLEYSGLLRTARSTHQETDPLINGFGGIHTHRLDDSTAVAAAAAAANNGEVAIRIIGAGEHEHDTEGSGLVVGQLGAQSEVSVQQPMVGMESDVQGDSRNDRGSGEGAPQQPSGASGDGEAADGSGANGRDSSYQRYDIQQAARWIEQVLPFSLLLLVVFIRQHLQGFFVTIWIAVVMFKSNDILRKQTALKGERKISVLIGISLAFTLHVVGVYWWYQNDDLLYPLIMLPPKSIPPFWHAIFIIMVNDTLVRQAAMVFKCILLMYYKNSRGRNYRKQGQMLTLVEYLMLLYRALLPTPVWYRFFLNKEYGSLFSSLMTGLYLTFKLTSVVEKVQAFFSALKALSRKEVHYGAYATSEQVNAAGDLCAICQEKMHAPILLRCKHIFCEDCVSEWFERERTCPLCRALVKPADLRSFGDGSTTLFFQIF; the protein is encoded by the exons ATGGAAGCGTCCGGTAGTAATTCCGATGTGTATAGAGGTTCTTCGGGAGGGAGTAATACAAGTAGTAGTAATTCCAGGAGGTATGGAATGCTATCGGCTTCGAGTATCATCCAGGCACCGATAACTGCCTTGTTAGAGTATTCAGGTCTTTTACGAACGGCCAGGTCAACTCACCAAGAAACGGACCCTTTGATTAACGGCTTTGGTGGGATCCATACTCATAGACTTGATGATTCTACAGCCGTCGCAGCAGCTGCAGCTGCAGCCAACAATGGGGAGGTTGCCATTAGGATAATAGGTGCAGGAGAACATGAGCATGATACGGAGGGCTCTGGATTGGTAGTTGGGCAGTTGGGTGCTCAGAGTGAGGTGTCTGTGCAGCAGCCAATGGTTGGGATGGAATCTGATGTTCAGGGAGATTCTAGAAATGATCGTGGGTCAGGAGAAGGTGCTCCTCAGCAGCCTTCCGGGGCAAGTGGGGATGGGGAAGCTGCTGATGGTAGTGGAGCTAATGGAAGGGATTCATCTTACCAGAGGTATGATATTCAGCAAGCTGCCAGATGGATTGAGCAAGTTCTCCCCTTCTCTTTGCTTCTGTTGGTTGTCTTCATCCGCCAGCATTTGCAAG GTTTCTTTGTTACAATTTGGATTGCTGTTGTCATGTTCAAGTCAAATGATATCCTACGTAAACAGACAGCGTTGAAG GGTGAGAGGAAAATCTCTGTCTTGATTGGGATCTCTCTAGCATTCACACTTCATGTGGTTGGTGTCTACTGGTGGTATCAGAATGATGATCTGTTATACCCATTAATTATGCTCCCTCCCAAATCTATACCACCTTTTTGGCATGCTATTTTCATCATAATGGTGAATG ATACTTTGGTCCGGCAGGCAGCAATGGTGTTTAAATGCATTCTATTAATGTATTACAAAAACAGTAGAGGCCGGAATTATCGTAAGCAG GGTCAAATGCTAACTTTGGTTGAATATCTGATGCTGCTATACCGTGCCTTGTTGCCTACACCAGTCTGGTACCGGTTCTTTTTGAATAAAGAATACGGGAGCCTCTTTTCATCACTAATGACAGGGTTGTACCTGACTTTCAAGCTCACGTCTGTTGTGGAGAAG GTGCAAGCTTTCTTTTCTGCTCTGAAGGCTCTATCACGTAAGGAGGTACATTATGGGGCTTATGCAACATCAGAGCAG GTCAATGCAGCAGGAGATCTGTGCGCTATATGCCAAGAAAAGATGCATGCTCCCATTCTACTTCGGTGTAAACACATCTTTTGTGAAGATTGTGTATCAGAATG GTTTGAGAGGGAAAGGACGTGTCCCTTGTGCAGGGCCTTGGTCAAACCTGCAGATCTTAGATCGTTTGGTGATGGTTCAACTACTTTGTTCTTCcagatattctaa
- the LOC110667647 gene encoding uncharacterized protein LOC110667647 isoform X3: MEASGSNSDVYRGSSGGSNTSSSNSRRYGMLSASSIIQAPITALLEYSGLLRTARSTHQETDPLINGFGGIHTHRLDDSTAVAAAAAAANNGEVAIRIIGAGEHEHDTEGSGLVVGQLGAQSEVSVQQPMVGMESDVQGDSRNDRGSGEGAPQQPSGASGDGEAADGSGANGRDSSYQRYDIQQAARWIEQVLPFSLLLLVVFIRQHLQGITGFFVTIWIAVVMFKSNDILRKQTALKGERKISVLIGISLAFTLHVVGVYWWYQNDDLLYPLIMLPPKSIPPFWHAIFIIMVNDTLVRQAAMVFKCILLMYYKNSRGRNYRKQGQMLTLVEYLMLLYRALLPTPVWYRFFLNKEYGSLFSSLMTGLYLTFKLTSVVEKVQAFFSALKALSRKEVHYGAYATSEQVNAAGDLCAICQEKMHAPILLRCKHIFCEDCVSEWFERERTCPLCRALVKPADLRSFGDGSTTLFFQIF; this comes from the exons ATGGAAGCGTCCGGTAGTAATTCCGATGTGTATAGAGGTTCTTCGGGAGGGAGTAATACAAGTAGTAGTAATTCCAGGAGGTATGGAATGCTATCGGCTTCGAGTATCATCCAGGCACCGATAACTGCCTTGTTAGAGTATTCAGGTCTTTTACGAACGGCCAGGTCAACTCACCAAGAAACGGACCCTTTGATTAACGGCTTTGGTGGGATCCATACTCATAGACTTGATGATTCTACAGCCGTCGCAGCAGCTGCAGCTGCAGCCAACAATGGGGAGGTTGCCATTAGGATAATAGGTGCAGGAGAACATGAGCATGATACGGAGGGCTCTGGATTGGTAGTTGGGCAGTTGGGTGCTCAGAGTGAGGTGTCTGTGCAGCAGCCAATGGTTGGGATGGAATCTGATGTTCAGGGAGATTCTAGAAATGATCGTGGGTCAGGAGAAGGTGCTCCTCAGCAGCCTTCCGGGGCAAGTGGGGATGGGGAAGCTGCTGATGGTAGTGGAGCTAATGGAAGGGATTCATCTTACCAGAGGTATGATATTCAGCAAGCTGCCAGATGGATTGAGCAAGTTCTCCCCTTCTCTTTGCTTCTGTTGGTTGTCTTCATCCGCCAGCATTTGCAAG GAATTACAGGTTTCTTTGTTACAATTTGGATTGCTGTTGTCATGTTCAAGTCAAATGATATCCTACGTAAACAGACAGCGTTGAAG GGTGAGAGGAAAATCTCTGTCTTGATTGGGATCTCTCTAGCATTCACACTTCATGTGGTTGGTGTCTACTGGTGGTATCAGAATGATGATCTGTTATACCCATTAATTATGCTCCCTCCCAAATCTATACCACCTTTTTGGCATGCTATTTTCATCATAATGGTGAATG ATACTTTGGTCCGGCAGGCAGCAATGGTGTTTAAATGCATTCTATTAATGTATTACAAAAACAGTAGAGGCCGGAATTATCGTAAGCAG GGTCAAATGCTAACTTTGGTTGAATATCTGATGCTGCTATACCGTGCCTTGTTGCCTACACCAGTCTGGTACCGGTTCTTTTTGAATAAAGAATACGGGAGCCTCTTTTCATCACTAATGACAGGGTTGTACCTGACTTTCAAGCTCACGTCTGTTGTGGAGAAG GTGCAAGCTTTCTTTTCTGCTCTGAAGGCTCTATCACGTAAGGAGGTACATTATGGGGCTTATGCAACATCAGAGCAG GTCAATGCAGCAGGAGATCTGTGCGCTATATGCCAAGAAAAGATGCATGCTCCCATTCTACTTCGGTGTAAACACATCTTTTGTGAAGATTGTGTATCAGAATG GTTTGAGAGGGAAAGGACGTGTCCCTTGTGCAGGGCCTTGGTCAAACCTGCAGATCTTAGATCGTTTGGTGATGGTTCAACTACTTTGTTCTTCcagatattctaa
- the LOC110667646 gene encoding uncharacterized protein LOC110667646: MAYRRRQGITRASTFKEEIYRKPEDDINNNDVKRSNMLKSSQTFNSSSSLAAQAIRASAAHRESSLSSAYAGDSFLQRSKVFDAYEDSSARSDSKGFWGVLARKTKSILEEDNMSSQLETPERSRFQMSDTSVGGQSRKSNLTPEGVGKMDNPRLRKGLDKITSSLNHIGDTFEKSFEEGRTIVENKTADIIQETCKLQIMRKGSSPEAQNQEPKNQLNRETQLKASRDVAMATAAKAKLLLRELKTIKADLAFAKQRCSQLEEENKILRDSREKGCNPADDDLIRLQLETLLAEKARLAHENSIFARENRFLREIVEYHQLTMQDVVYLDEGSEEVTEVYPITNMLSISPPSPSEITASGRPPATEEIFPVPNLPQETQEASGNDATPSSVTPVLEEEDTKTQETSGNDATPSSVTPVPEDNAKT; encoded by the exons atggcgtACAGGAGAAGGCAGGGAATCACGAGGGCTTCCACCTTCAAAGAAGAGATATATCGCAAGCCAGAAGATGATATCAATAACAACGACGTTAAAAGGAGTAATATGTTAAAATCTTCTCAAACATTTAATTCGTCTTCCTCCTTGGCGGCTCAGGCCATCAGGGCGTCTGCAGCTCATCGCGAATCGTCTCTTTCCTCTGCCTACGCAGGAGATTCCTTCCTTCAGAGATCTAAG GTCTTTGATGCATATGAGGACTCATCAGCCAGAAGTGATTCTAAAGGGTTTTGGGGTGTTCTTGCTAGGAAAACCAAATCAATTCTTGAGGAGGATAATATGTCATCACAATTAGAAACACCAGAACGATCTAGGTTCCAGATGTCAGATACCTCTGTAGGTGGCCAG TCTCGGAAATCAAACCTAACACCTGAGGGAGTTGGGAAAATGGACAATCCTAGATTACGGAAGGGCCTGGATAAAATCACATCTTCCCTTAATCACATAGGTGACACCTTTGAAAAGTCTTTTGAG GAAGGTCGCACCATTGTGGAAAATAAGACTGCAGATATCATCCAAGAAACCTGCAAACTGCAAATTATGCGAAAAGGAAGCAGTCCCGAGGCACAAAATCAAGAGCCAAAGAATCAACTGAACCGTGAAACTCAATTGAAGGCATCTCGCGAC GTTGCAATGGCAACTGCTGCAAAAGCAAAACTTCTTCTTCGGGAGCTCAAAACGATTAAAGCAGACCTGGCTTTTGCAAAACAAAGATGTTCACAACTAGAGGAAGAGAATAAAATCCTGAGGGATAGTCGTGAAAAAGGATGCAACCCAGCAGATGATGATTTG ATTCGCCTTCAACTGGAGACACTTTTGGCTGAAAAGGCTCGTTTGGCACATGAGAATTCAATATTTGCTCGTGAGAACCGGTTTCTAAGggaaattgttgaataccaccAACTCACCATGCAAGATGTTGTTTATTTGGATGAAGGCAGTGAAGAAGTAACTGAGGTTTACCCAATTACAAATATGCTTTCTATTTCACCACCCTCACCTTCTGAGATAACTGCATCTGGGAGGCCACCAGCAACGGAGGAAATATTTCCCGTGCCCAACCTACCACAAGAAACGCAGGAGGCTTCAGGAAATGATGCCACACCAAGTTCAGTTACGCCTGTACTtgaggaagaagacacaaaaacgCAGGAGACTTCAGGAAATGATGCCACACCAAGTTCAGTTACTCCTGTACCTGAGGACAATGCTAAAACATAA